The Lycium ferocissimum isolate CSIRO_LF1 chromosome 10, AGI_CSIRO_Lferr_CH_V1, whole genome shotgun sequence genome window below encodes:
- the LOC132034081 gene encoding probable magnesium transporter NIPA3 isoform X1: MGSSQEAGSFGDPQQISSDNVKGLCLALSSSLFIGSSFIIKKKGLQKAGSSGIRAGVGGYSYLVEPLWWAGMITMIVGEIANFAAYAFAPAVLVTPLGALSIIISAALAHMILGEKLHIFGMVGCVLCVVGSTTIVLHAPQERQIESVKELWDLATEPAFLLYATLIVVAVVIIIVQYVPKYGQTHIIAYIGVCSLIGSIGVMSVRALGIALKLTFSGTNQLLYPQTWVFAVVVMTCVFTQMNYLNKALDTFNTALVSPIYYVMFTSLTIVASVIMFKDWNGQTATQIITELCGFVTILSGTFLLHKTKDLVEVSSHMRYPKHDEEGGSDQEGIPLKHRESMR; the protein is encoded by the exons ATGGGGAGTTCACAGGAGGCAGGGAGCTTTGGGGACCCACAACAAATATCATCTGATAATGTTAAAGGTCTCTGCTTGGCTCTCTCTTCAAGTTTGTTTATAGGGTCCAGTTTTATTATCAAGAAAAAGGGTCTTCAAAAAGCTGGTTCATCTGGGATCAGGGCAG GTGTTGGAGGCTATTCTTACTTGGTGGAGCCACTATGGTGGGCAGGAATGATAACAA TGATTGTCGGAGAAATTGCTAACTTTGCAGCTTATGCATTTGCACCTGCTGTCCTGGTCACACCTCTTGGTGCACTCAGTATTATTATCAG TGCTGCACTTGCTCATATGATATTGGGAGAAAAACTGCATATTTTTGGAATGGTTGGTTGTGTTCTATGCGTTGTGGGCTCAACAACCATTGTTCTACATGCTCCTCAAGAACGTCAAATTGAGTCTGTAAAGGAACTCTGGGACCTTGCCACCGAACCTG CGTTCCTCCTATATGCAACTTTGATTGTAGTGGCGGTCGTCATAATCATTGTCCAGTATGTTCCAAAATATGGACAGACTCATATAATTGCTTATATTGGAGTTTGTTCACTCATTGGTTCTATTGGG GTTATGAGTGTCCGGGCACTAGGAATAGCATTAAAATTAACATTCTCTGGGACGAACCAGTTGCTGTATCCTCAAACATGGGTCTTTGCAGTTGTCGTAATGACATGCGTGTTTACACAAATGAACTACTTAAACAAG GCTCTTGATACATTCAACACAGCACTTGTATCACCAATATACTATGTAATGTTCACATCACTCACAATAGTTGCCAGCGTCATCATGTTTAAG GACTGGAATGGCCAAACGGCAACTCAAATTATTACGGAACTCTGTGGGTTTGTGACCATTCTGTCTGGcacttttcttcttcacaaaaccaAAGACTTAGTTGAGG TTTCTTCACATATGCGATATCCTAAACACGATGAAGAAGGAGGATCTGATCAAGAAGGCATTCCTCTTAAGCATCGAGAATCCATGCGATAG
- the LOC132034081 gene encoding probable magnesium transporter NIPA3 isoform X2, which yields MGSSQEAGSFGDPQQISSDNVKGLCLALSSSLFIGSSFIIKKKGLQKAGSSGIRAGVGGYSYLVEPLWWAGMITMIVGEIANFAAYAFAPAVLVTPLGALSIIISAALAHMILGEKLHIFGMVGCVLCVVGSTTIVLHAPQERQIESVKELWDLATEPAFLLYATLIVVAVVIIIVQYVPKYGQTHIIAYIGVCSLIGSIGVMSVRALGIALKLTFSGTNQLLYPQTWVFAVVVMTCVFTQMNYLNKKPRLSFYRPQTSVWSPRAARKVASSLG from the exons ATGGGGAGTTCACAGGAGGCAGGGAGCTTTGGGGACCCACAACAAATATCATCTGATAATGTTAAAGGTCTCTGCTTGGCTCTCTCTTCAAGTTTGTTTATAGGGTCCAGTTTTATTATCAAGAAAAAGGGTCTTCAAAAAGCTGGTTCATCTGGGATCAGGGCAG GTGTTGGAGGCTATTCTTACTTGGTGGAGCCACTATGGTGGGCAGGAATGATAACAA TGATTGTCGGAGAAATTGCTAACTTTGCAGCTTATGCATTTGCACCTGCTGTCCTGGTCACACCTCTTGGTGCACTCAGTATTATTATCAG TGCTGCACTTGCTCATATGATATTGGGAGAAAAACTGCATATTTTTGGAATGGTTGGTTGTGTTCTATGCGTTGTGGGCTCAACAACCATTGTTCTACATGCTCCTCAAGAACGTCAAATTGAGTCTGTAAAGGAACTCTGGGACCTTGCCACCGAACCTG CGTTCCTCCTATATGCAACTTTGATTGTAGTGGCGGTCGTCATAATCATTGTCCAGTATGTTCCAAAATATGGACAGACTCATATAATTGCTTATATTGGAGTTTGTTCACTCATTGGTTCTATTGGG GTTATGAGTGTCCGGGCACTAGGAATAGCATTAAAATTAACATTCTCTGGGACGAACCAGTTGCTGTATCCTCAAACATGGGTCTTTGCAGTTGTCGTAATGACATGCGTGTTTACACAAATGAACTACTTAAACAAG AAGCCTAGGCTCTCTTTTTATAGACCTCAGACCTCAGTGTGGTCTCCTAGAGCAGCAAGAAAGGTtgcttcttcacttggctag
- the LOC132034082 gene encoding pentatricopeptide repeat-containing protein At3g22150, chloroplastic, whose amino-acid sequence MRLTMSSSALPLPFSQSPSSSSLTLTHLPNYSSLLNNTLTNQQQCNSIDSKPRTIRYRLSELCRQGKPHLARQLFDEIPQPTTVLWNTIIIGFVCNNMPHDAILFYSRLKHVGCSLICDQYTYSSVLKACAETKRILVGKAVHCHILRSGIYPSMIVSNSLLNMYSTCLASENSYNNNNIPSVMQQLGSGEGRVYTDLTSTLRSSENGSGCDLVESVFRTMRKRNVVAWNTISSWYVKRKRFSEAVRCFVMMMSLGIKPTVVSFVNVFPAVSEIGDIRVADVFYGLLVKLGSEYVNDLFVVSAAIVMYAELGCVDLARRVFENTCERNTEIWNSMISGYIQNNFPFEAVDLFLEAIEAEDSVTIDDVTFVSALMATSQLQHLEFAQQLHARLIKKCMDSHVILLNAMIATYSRCNRVGDSFKVFNGMKERDIVSWNTMVSALVQNELDDEALMLVYEMQKLGVAIDDITITILLSAASNLRDREIGKQTHAYLLRHNIQFEGMESYLIDMYAKSSMIREAQAIFQSNFTNNKDQATWNAMIAGNTQNGLIEQSFVVFKEMIEKNVKPNAVTLASILPSCSQSGSTAIGKQLHCFAIRNLFENNVYVVSALVDMYSKSGIIDYAENVFLKSPEKNSVTYTNMILGYGQHGMGKKALTLFYSLRQNGLEPDAVTFVAILSACSYTGLVDEGLQIFELMGEEFGIQPSAEHYACVVDMLGRVGRLDEAHNFAKQLGEEGNVLGIWGSLLAACRVHRNFELGKTVSSKLLELEGSDRVSGYHVLLSNIYAEEGNWQSVDNVRRGMRKMGLSKEVGCSWIDTSGYPNCFVSRDKKHPQCCMIYDMLGYLTINMKDVGYKPKLELMEEWFYGLEE is encoded by the coding sequence ATGCGTTTAACAATGTCTTCTTCAGCTCTTCCTCTTCCTTTCTCACAAtctccatcatcatcatctttaaCCTTAACTCATCTCCCAAATTACTCTTCTCTCCTCAACAACACACtcacaaaccaacaacaatgcaaTTCCATCGATTCAAAACCTCGCACAATTCGCTATCGTTTAAGTGAATTATGTAGACAAGGCAAACCCCATCTTGCACGCCAACTGTTCGATGAAATTCCTCAACCAACAACTGTACTTTGGAACACGATAATTATTGGTTTTGTATGTAATAACATGCCCCATGATGCTATTTTGTTTTATTCAAGGTTGAAACATGTGGGTTGTTCATTGATATGTGATCAGTATACTTATTCTTCTGTCTTGAAAGCTTGCGCCGAGACGAAAAGGATACTTGTTGGTAAAGCTGTGCATTGTCATATTTTGAGGTCTGGTATTTATCCTAGTATGATTGTGAGTAATTCTTTATTGAATATGTATTCCACTTGTCTCGCCTCGGAAAAtagttacaacaacaacaacatacctagtgtaatgCAACAactggggtctggggagggtagagtgtacacagaccttacctctaccttgagAAGCTCGGAAAATGGTTCGGGCTGTGATTTAGTTGAAAGTGTGTTTAGAACGATGAGGAAAAGAAATGTCGTTGCTTGGAATACTATTTCTTCTTGGTATGTGAAAAGGAAGAGGTTTTCGGAAGCAGTTAGGTGTTttgttatgatgatgagtttagggATTAAGCCGACTGTTGTTAGCTTTGTTAATGTTTTTCCTGCTGTATCAGAAATAGGGGATATTAGAGTTGCAGATGTTTTTTATGGGTTGCTTGTGAAATTGGGTAgtgaatatgtaaatgatttgTTTGTTGTTAGTGCTGCGATTGTTATGTATGCTGAGCTTGGTTGCGTTGATTTGGCGAGGAGAGTATTTGAGAATACTTGTGAAAGAAATACAGAGATATGGAACTCTATGATTAGCGGGTACATTCAGAACAATTTTCCTTTTGAAGCAGTTGATCTCTTTCTTGAAGCTATAGAAGCAGAGGATTCTGTTACTATTGATGATGTGACATTTGTATCTGCTCTTATGGCAACCTCACAGTTGCAGCATTTAGAGTTTGCTCAACAGCTACATGCACGTCTGATAAAGAAATGCATGGATTCACATGTTATTTTGCTAAATGCTATGATTGCCACATATTCTAGGTGTAACCGTGTTGGTGATTCATTTAAAGTTTTTAATGGAATGAAGGAAAGAGATATAGTATCATGGAACACCATGGTGTCTGCTTTGGTACAGAACGAACTTGATGATGAGGCTTTGATGCTTGTATATGAGATGCAAAAGCTTGGGGTTGCAATTGATGATATAACAATTACCATCCTGCTTTCGGCAGCATCAAATCTCAGGGACAGGGAAATTGGTAAACAGACCCATGCTTATCTTTTGAGGCACAATATTCAATTTGAAGGGATGGAGAGTTACCTGATAGACATGTATGCCAAATCTAGTATGATTAGAGAAGCACAAGCAATATTTCAGTCAAACTTCACAAACAATAAGGATCAAGCCACATGGAACGCTATGATTGCTGGAAACACTCAAAATGGATTAATTGAGCAATCCTTTGTTGTCTTCAAGGAGATGATTGAGAAGAATGTGAAACCAAATGCTGTGACCTTAGCATCAATTCTCCCATCATGCAGTCAGTCAGGAAGTACAGCAATAGGCAAGCAGCTACATTGTTTTGCAATTCGCAATTTGTTTGAGAACAATGTTTATGTTGTGTCGGCTTTGGTAGACATGTATTCTAAATCAGGAATCATTGATTATGCtgaaaatgtttttctaaaaTCCCCTGAGAAAAACTCTGTGACATACACAAATATGATTTTGGGATACGGCCAGCATGGGATGGGTAAGAAAGCTCTAACGTTATTCTACTCTCTGCGGCAGAATGGTTTAGAACCAGATGCTGTTACCTTTGTAGCAATCTTGTCTGCTTGCAGCTACACCGGATTGGTTGATGAAGGCCTTCAAATATTTGAGCTGATGGGTGAAGAATTCGGGATTCAGCCGTCAGCAGAGCACTATGCTTGTGTGGTTGACATGTTAGGAAGAGTTGGACGGTTGGATGAAGCTCATAATTTTGCTAAACAGTTGGGTGAAGAGGGTAATGTCTTGGGGATATGGGGATCACTCCTTGCAGCCTGCAGAGTGCATAGAAATTTTGAATTGGGGAAAACTGTTTCCAGTAAGCTGCTTGAATTAGAGGGTAGTGACAGAGTTTCTGGTTATCATGTTCTGCTTTCAAATATATATGCAGAGGAGGGGAACTGGCAGTCTGTAGATAACGTCAGAAGAGGAATGCGCAAAATGGGGTTGTCAAAGGAGGTTGGGTGTAGTTGGATTGATACTTCTGGATATCCAAACTGTTTTGTGTCTAGAGATAAGAAGCATCCTCAGTGctgcatgatatatgatatgttgggATATTTAACCATCAATATGAAGGATGTTGGCTATAAGCCTAAACTTGAATTAATGGAAGAGTGGTTTTATGGGCTAGAAGAATAA
- the LOC132034084 gene encoding pentatricopeptide repeat-containing protein At1g31430-like, protein MSSLRSISSRCINKLDIKTCIELLKTCKSITHLKQIHAQVIILNFHKHIGILHKLLAFTTHNNTFRVDLNYAKKIFNCCQNPTLFMYNVMIKGYVKTGQFKQPLFLFNELRINSLCPDNFTYPFVFKAIGELKMVKEGEKIHGYVLKSGVWFDNYVGNSVMDMYGLFGCVDSLNKVFDEMPQRDSVAWNIMICGFVRCGRFENAVGVYKKMREESGVKADEATVVSTLSACTALKKLELGKEIHRYVVEEIGVSVIIGNALVDMYCKCGCLMVARQIFDEMPMKNVICWTSMVSGYVNSGQLDEARELFERSPIRDLVLWTSMINGYVQFNRVDDAMDLFRSMQMQRIKPDKYTLVALLTGCAQVGALQQGEWIHDYMKENRIVVTAVVGTALIEMYAKCGCIEKSMEIFDALEEKDTASWTSIICALAMSGNTWKALELFSEMEQAGIFPDDITFIGVLSACSHGGLVEEGRRYFHAMSRIYGIQPKLEHYGCLIDLLGRAGLLSEAEVMISQIPNKDNEIIVPIYGALLSACRIYGNVDVGERVAKLLMEIESYDSSTHTLLANTYASAGRWEDVSKVRGTMRNLGVKKSPGCSSIYINGNVHEFIVGRQST, encoded by the coding sequence ATGTCTTCACTAAGGTCAATTTCTAGTCGCTGCATTAATAAACTTGACATTAAAACATGCATTGAGCTTCTAAAAACATGCAAATCAATTACACATCTCAAACAAATCCACGCCCAAGTAATTATCCTCAATTTCCACAAACACATTGGCATTTTACACAAACTATTAGCCTTTACCACTCATAATAATACATTCCGAGTAGACTTAAATTACGCCAAGAAAATCTTCAATTGTTGCCAAAACCCAACATTGTTTATGTATAATGTAATGATTAAAGGGTATGTAAAAACAGGTCAATTTAAACAACCCCTTTTCTTGTTTAATGAATTAAGAATAAATAGCTTATGTCCTGATAATTTTACATATCCATTTGTTTTTAAAGCAATTGGTGAGTTAAAAATGGTTAAGGAAGGTGAAAAGATTCATGGGTATGTGTTGAAATCTGGTGTTTGGTTTGATAATTATGTTGGTAATTCTGTTATGGATATGTATGGTTTGTTTGGTTGTGTTGACAGTTTGAACAAagtgtttgatgaaatgcctcAAAGAGATTCGGTTGCGTGGAATATAATGATTTGTGGGTTTGTGAGGTGTGGTAGGTTTGAGAATGCTGTTGGTGTTTACAAGAAGATGAGAGAGGAAAGTGGTGTTAAGGCTGATGAAGCGACGGTTGTGAGTACTTTGTCAGCTTGTACTGCATTGAAAAAATTGGAACTTGGTAAAGAAATTCATCGATACGTTGTTGAAGAGATTGGGGTTAGTGTTATTATTGGGAATGCATTAGTGGATATGTATTGTAAGTGTGGATGTTTGATGGTGGCTAGGCAGATTTTTGATGAGATGCCGATGAAAAATGTGATATGTTGGACTAGTATGGTGTCGGGGTATGTAAATAGCGGTCAATTGGATGAAGCTAGGGAACTTTTCGAGAGGAGTCCAATAAGGGATTTAGTTCTTTGGACAAGTATGATTAATGGGTATGTGCAGTTTAATCGTGTTGATGATGCAATGGACCTGTTTCGTTCGATGCAAATGCAAAGGATTAAACCTGATAAATACACATTGGTCGCTCTTCTCACTGGTTGTGCTCAGGTAGGAGCTTTGCAACAAGGGGAATGGATTCATGATTACATGAAGGAAAATAGAATAGTTGTTACTGCTGTTGTTGGTACTGCCCTTATAGAGATGTATGCAAAGTGCGGTTGCATTGAAAAATCGATGGAAATATTTGATGCATTAGAAGAGAAAGATACTGCATCATGGACTTCAATTATTTGTGCGTTAGCCATGAGCGGGAATACTTGGAAGGCACTGGAACTGTTCTCAGAAATGGAACAAGCTGGAATTTTCCCTGATGATATCACTTTTATTGGAGTGTTAAGTGCATGTAGCCATGGGGGCTTGGTAGAGGAAGGCCGGAGATATTTCCACGCAATGAGTAGGATTTATGGGATTCAGCCAAAGTTAGAACATTATGGCTGTCTAATAGACCTACTGGGTCGTGCTGGGCTCCTAAGTGAAGCTGAAGTAATGATATCTCAGATACCCAATAAAGACAATGAGATTATAGTTCCAATTTATGGGGCTTTGCTCAGTGCCTGCAGAATTTACGGCAATGTTGATGTCGGTGAACGTGTGGCAAAACTGCTTATGGAGATTGAATCTTATGATTCCAGCACTCATACACTTCTGGCAAACACCTATGCATCTGCGGGCAGATGGGAAGATGTATCAAAGGTCAGAGGAACTATGAGAAATTTAGGTGTTAAGAAGTCACCTGGATGCAGTTCAATTTATATCAATGGAAATGTGCACGAGTTCATTGTTGGACGTCAATCAACTTGA